The stretch of DNA gacgTAACTGGTGGAATGGATGAGGTAGAACCAGTTACTGATGAATTTGGATTTTCACAAAGCCTTTGAAAAAGTCCCACATAGAGTCTTAGATTTGTACCGCATAGACATGTATGCATCTAACATTTGAGGGAACCACATGGTAAAAccagctgatcagagttcaggactgtcatgttccagtaaggacaggggataaggatggcaaggtaagggGACTTTGCATGAGAGAGAGATTATAACGTtcatcaaaaagaaaaaggaagcacgTGTAAGGTGTAGGAAGATGAAATCAGTCCGTGTTTGAAGAATATAAAGGAAGCAGAAAGAACTCAAGCAGGaaagagacacaagggactgcagggattctgagagaatggatctACCTGTAGTTACAAAGTTAAGGACTCATATGGTATAGTCAGTTGGCTTTGTGCATAGGAAATCATGTCTCGCCAATTTAACTGAGCTTTTTGAAGAGATGACCATGAGAATTGACAAGGTAGGTAAGTAGACATTGCTAACCTGGACTTTAGCattgcctttgacaaggtcccgcatggAAGGATGGTCCAGAATGTTATATGACATGAGATCAGGGGTGGGCTGGCCTATGGGATACAAAATTGCTTTGGTGGAAAGAGTCAGAAATTGGTAATGGGAGGCTGTTTTTCAGATTGAAGGTCTGTGACCAATGACGTGCAACAGGGATCGgtactgggtccactgttgtttatcaCCTGCATTAAGATTTAGGTGGAGATGTAGTCAGCATTGTAAgttagtttgcagattacaccaaacGTGATGGTATGGGAGACAGTGAGGAAGTTTATCTAAGATTATAATATGATTTAGATCAGTAGGAATGTGGACCAAGGAATGGCAAAGGGAATGTAAATTGGACAAGTGCAAAGTAGGttattttggaaagttaaaccATGGATAGGATCTTACTCAGTGAATAGTAGGGTCTGGGTTATTATAGACAGAGCGATCTCTGGGTACAAGTACATAGGTGGTGTCACAGGtggataggatggtgaagaagttAATTGGTACATCTGCTTTCATTGGGCAGAGCACTGAGTACAAgagctcacagccccagagacccaggtttgatcttaacTGTGGGTGCTATTTGTGCAAAGTTTGttagtgaccacgtgagttttctccagtttcctcccacgttcgaaagacttgcaggtttgtaggttaattggcttctgcaaattccacctaatgtgtaggatgcaaaactaggacaacatggaactagtgatcagtgatcgacgtgcactcggtgggccgaagggcttgtttccaatcTGAATCGGTACATCATGTCACAGCTGTACATagtattggtgagaccgcactattagagtcatagtcatacaacatggaaacaagccctttggcccagcttgtccatgccaaccaagatgccccatctacactattcccatctgaccatatttagcccatatccctctaaacctttcctatccatgtacctgaccaaatgttcgttaaatgttgttacagtaccaaTTGTGTGCAGGCTTGGTCACCTTGCTAAGAGAACAATGCCTTTAAGCTGGACCAGGTGCAGTAAAGATTCACAAGGAATACGAGGATTGTGGATTTGCGTTATAGgagagacttgataggctgatacTTTCTTCCCTAGAGTGAAGGAGGCTAAGGAAAGgatttaaaatcatgaggagaaaaaTAAGGTAATTGGTGAATCTTTTAGTATGGGAAGTTTAAAACTAAAGACCATCAGTCTAAGgtgagtgggaaagatttaaaggggacctgagagacaactttttcacatagtgggTGGTGGTTAAATGAaccagctgccagatgaagtggtGGAGTCGTGTATAATTACAACACCCATGACCAAAGATAATACAAATATTCTGTCATGCCCCCTGAAACATCTTCCCTAGCTTTCCATAACGTCCTAGGATACACTTGATCGGACTCAGCTGTTCACCTCAGGACAACATTAGTATTCATAGACAGTCAAGACCACACCACAGCTGAAGGACGCAGTGTAATACTGTAAAGTTACGTAGAAATTAAAGTTGGCCATTCAGTAATGAAAGTTGTTCATTCAATTGTGATTCACAAACTCGCAATGAAAAATACCCTGTAAGCTAAACCAAAGTTTATTTGCTGGTAGCAtaaagatttgcacaaatgcagaaagattttttaaatgtatctaataaaaagatttttagAACACTGAATGTGAGATGTGTGCAGAATAAttgtttatatatgtgtatatacatataataATTAGATTTAATCAATTTATAGAATTGAATGGTAACTTTAATATTTGTTTATTCTGACATCTTTCAAAGTTTTATATGTGGAAATGAAGAAATTCCCATTCCTTTGCATTGGGAGAATATAGATCGAGATAAACCTTACCAGGTAGGCCATTTCATGTTGTTGATTTCAGACACCATACATGCATCCTAACCTACAATTTAAATTATAACCTCTGTTTTAGCTCTGTCCATTGCATAAAGCTTCAAATGAATATCAGGAAGTTTCAAAACTCTTTGGACAAACAATGGATCAGAACCAAATCACGCAAATTCAAAGAATTCAGAATTTAGACTTGtgggagttctactgcaggtaatACTGAGGGTTGTCATATTGTTGTGTTCAGATGTGATGTACACCATTTCTTTATGAGAAGAATCTACCTTCTGATGACTAGAATGGTCTAATGTAATTTTCTGTATGGATGTGAACATTGTGGGCGAGAGTTTCCTTCTCCTGCCCTGCAACATTTAATATCCATTTTCTATGCTGATCATGTCAATACCAAAGTTTCATCGGGATCACATTGGGCTGCTTATCTATTACTGGTGTTGGAGAAAAGTTTATAGTGCAGTTGAGCTGAGTAACATTTGTATTAATTTCCAAATGTATcatatttttaaataatgttgCTGAGGGGCAGTTTATGGTGGAGAAATTAGGGCGGGGGTGCAGGGATGGATTTTTCTTTAAGACACCAAAGATGGTCCTACAGAAATTATTGGTGGGTGATTTTGTGGGTGTGACTGGATAAATAAGAATGGAacgatttgagtgcagtccaattTAGCTGGGTATTGTTGGCATGGCAATGAAGATGGTGAATATGATGAATGTTGTCAAAGACAAACAGGAAAATTATCTTTGTCGCACAGATGAATGtactgttttagagatacagcaaggaaacaggcccttctgcccaccggttCTGCATCAACCAGtggtccccacacactaacactatcctacacaccctagggacaatttacatttataccaagcctacaaacctgtatgtccctgaagtgtgggagaaaactgaagatcttggagaaaccccacaccaccattgaatgtgatcatggctgatcatccacaatcagtaccctgaccctgccttctccccataccccttgattccgctagctctaagcgctctatctaactcttttgaatatatccagtgaatcagaggcagagaattccacaaattcacaactgtgtgtgaaaatgtttttcctcatctcagttctaaatggcctaccccttattcttaaactgtggcccctggttctggactcccccaacatcgggaacatgtttcctgcatctagctattTTTACGATACCTATCTGTGATGCCCCTTGGATTTTTGCCCTTCTAATTCCCATtaacatttggggggggggggagcttacaGTACAATTCCATCAAACGGATCACATACAGTACAAAATCAGGCTTTTCCGCCTAAAATGTCtgttaactaatctcctctgcctgcacacgatTCATGTTCCTCCCTTCTCTGCATACCCTTGTTCTcatctaaaagcctcaaatgccactattgtatctgcctccaccatcccgGCAGCTGGTGTGGTGATAGTAGTTCGGGAGTGGTAGTTATTGGACAAGTTTACGTTTGTTATGAAAGAGTCATTTACACATGTTCCTGTGAAGAAGAAACACAAGAATGGCAAAGTTCGGGAACCTTGGATAATAAGAGATGTTACAAATTTGGTAGGTTATGTCAATGGTTTCAATATGACCAGCATCCTTAGCCTGGTGCATGTTGAATTAACTGTTATGAATCCAGGCATTCTAATCTTAATCTTTTCAAACTGATATCCGACTTAATATTTCACATTTTTCAGAAAAAAAGTCCATTTGAAGAAGATGAGAAATGGATTAGAAGTGAATGAAAGAATGCTGTTTCATGGTACAAGCAATGAGTTTGTGGAAGCGATATGTTCCCAGAATTTTGACTGGAGAATAAATGGAGCCCATGCTACAGTTTATGGAAAAGGTAAACCAGTAAATAATGACTCAATTCACAAGGAGTTGCATGTTCATGAAGTAAAATTGCAGATTTTGATGAATTTCTATTATAAGAATTAGCACTAAATTGAAGTATATATTGATTTTTGATGCAGGGTCTTACTTTGCTCGTGATTCTTTGTACGCCAGCCGTTACTGCCGTGCTGATAAGAAGTGTGAGGGAGCCTTGCAGACGCATCAGTGGAAACCACGATTCAAAACAATGTTTCTGGCTCGAGTTCTCGTGGGCGAATATGTTGCAGGAGACCCCAAATTTATACGGCCTCCTTCCAAAGATGGAGGTCTGGTGAACTTGTATGATAGCTGTGTGGACAACACATGGAATCCAAAGATTTTTGTAATATTTGATGCCAACCATATTTATCCAGAATATCTAATTAATTTCTGTTAAACAGAAATGAAGAAATTACTGCTCAAATTATCtaggaaattgaaatggaaaaacACATTAAATGCTGTTTAACCATTTCCTTAAACATAGAGATTCATTTTTACACTCTTGCAATTGTATAACGAGTACAAGCGAGGTGATCTTAACAGCTCATTTGCACTGGCTAATAT from Amblyraja radiata isolate CabotCenter1 chromosome 19, sAmbRad1.1.pri, whole genome shotgun sequence encodes:
- the parp11 gene encoding protein mono-ADP-ribosyltransferase PARP11 isoform X2 encodes the protein MAGEEFASMMEDVTVEEMDTSDTQWNWYYLGECGKWHTFEDPSVPHSVNSEDIERIFRMNTNGSFSFSTAKYNYMIDFKAMKQTNTATGKQRPVTRAVFSVTAFSFICGNEEIPIPLHWENIDRDKPYQLCPLHKASNEYQEVSKLFGQTMDQNQITQIQRIQNLDLWEFYCRKKVHLKKMRNGLEVNERMLFHGTSNEFVEAICSQNFDWRINGAHATVYGKGSYFARDSLYASRYCRADKKCEGALQTHQWKPRFKTMFLARVLVGEYVAGDPKFIRPPSKDGGLVNLYDSCVDNTWNPKIFVIFDANHIYPEYLINFC
- the parp11 gene encoding protein mono-ADP-ribosyltransferase PARP11 isoform X1; protein product: MAGEEFASMMEDVTVEEMDTSDTQWNWYYLGECGKWHTFEKDPSVPHSVNSEDIERIFRMNTNGSFSFSTAKYNYMIDFKAMKQTNTATGKQRPVTRAVFSVTAFSFICGNEEIPIPLHWENIDRDKPYQLCPLHKASNEYQEVSKLFGQTMDQNQITQIQRIQNLDLWEFYCRKKVHLKKMRNGLEVNERMLFHGTSNEFVEAICSQNFDWRINGAHATVYGKGSYFARDSLYASRYCRADKKCEGALQTHQWKPRFKTMFLARVLVGEYVAGDPKFIRPPSKDGGLVNLYDSCVDNTWNPKIFVIFDANHIYPEYLINFC